One genomic region from Chrysemys picta bellii isolate R12L10 chromosome 18, ASM1138683v2, whole genome shotgun sequence encodes:
- the LOC101949331 gene encoding carboxyl-terminal PDZ ligand of neuronal nitric oxide synthase protein-like produces the protein MPVKNRYNLVDDGCDSRVPLHNEDAFQHGIHFQAKYIGSLDVPRPNSRVEIVAAMRRIRYEFKAKNIKKKKVSIIVSVDGVKVILRKKQKRKEWTWDESKMLVMHDPVYRIFYVSHDSQDLKIFSYIARDGANNSFRCNVFKSKKKSQAMRVVRTVGQAFEVCHKLSLQHALQNADGQADGASDKSVEEQPLEVHQQGGAKIVDVDEADVDSDGIGLSDRGTEELPSPMGELGILKSGQILTDKSCQDAENCSIYPSVSQQLLSASSPSSSASATPLASQHCLQLLQHQLLQQQQQTQVAVAQVQLLKDQLAAETAARIEAQARVRQLLLTNRDLLQHVSLLVKQLKELEIKVQHRQPVDRSLQNLSLAQSLSLNLKNHYSLEINLPSTSTPASVLGSPLAPGSLALLSTSASYLNLLSLEKGGRGPVATDGDERLVVLEGQDGLYRRVEGSEVSDQALLNGGGRQKAGDPSSRAEDERSQQPIPKLNPPPPILRKRSSKTSPNLEVEPKPENAAPTTLPSPNASSLTNVTTRSLASSEFESDARTPAPGTELFPNQGARPAWGENSHATPMSGTYRPSEGAPAPGEMASKNPARHPAGTACTMDSTLPFSSAGTETCLHISFSEDELLENEVDEARGLSRVPA, from the exons tatgaattcaaagcaaagaacATCAAGAAGAAGAAAGTGAGCATCATCGTTTCTGTGGACGGGGTGAAGGTGATTCTGCGCAAGAAGCAGAAG AGAAAAGAATGGACCTGGGACGAGAGTAAGATGTTAGTGATGCACGATCCTGTCTACAG GATCTTCTACGTGTCGCACGACTCGCAGGACCTCAAGATTTTCAGTTACATTGCAAGGGATGGCGCCAACAACTCGTTCAGATGCAACGTTTTCAAATCCAAAAAGAAG agccaggcCATGCGGGTGGTGCGGACAGTGGGCCAGGCCTTCGAGGTGTGTCACAAGCTGAGCCTGCAGCACGCACTGCAGAACGCGGACGGCCAGGCGGACGGCGCCAGCGAcaagtctgtggaagagcagccTCTAGAAG TTCACCAGCAGGGAGGAGCCAAGATAGTGGACGTTGATGAGGCTGACGTGGACTCCGATGGCATCGGCCTGTCTGACAGGGGGACTGAAGAGTTGCCCTCCCCCATGGGGGAGCTGGGCATCCTGAAATCCGGACAGATCTTAACAGACAAGAGCTGTCAG GATGCTGAAAACTGCTCCATCTACCCCTCCGTGTCCCAGCAACTGCTGAGTGCaagcagcccctcctcctctgcctcggCAACCCCGCTGGCATCCCAGCACTgcctgcagctcctccagcaccagctactgcagcagcagcaacagacacAGGTGGCTGTGGCACAG GTGCAGCTGCTGAAAGACCAGCTGGCTGCCGAAACAGCCGCCCGCATCGAGGCTCAGGCCCGGGTGCGCCAGCTGCTGCTGACCAACCGCGACCTGCTGCAGCACGTCTCTCTGCTGGTGAAGCAGCTGAAGGAGCTGGAGATCAAGGTGCAACACAGGCAGCCAG TTGACAGATCCTTGCAGAACCTGTCCCTGGCTCAGTCCCTGTCTCTGAACCTGAAGAACCATTACAGCCTGGAAATCAACCtgccctccacctccaccccagccAGTGTCCTGGGCAGCCCACTGGCCCCTGGCTCGCTGGCTCTGCTGAGCACCAGCGCCTCCTACCTCAACCTCCTGAGTCTGGAGAAAGGTGGCAGGGGCCCTGTCGCCACGGATGGGGACGAGCGCCtggtggtgctggaggggcaggatGGTCTGTACCGGCGGGTGGAGGGCTCCGAGGTCAGCGACCAGGCTCTGCTCAATGGCGGCGGCAGGCAGAAGGCAGGCGACCCGAGCAGCAGAGCAGAGGACGAGAG GTCGCAGCAGCCCATCCCCAAGCTCAACCCGCCTCCACCCATCCTGCGGAAGAGGTCGAGCAAGACGTCCCCGAACCTGGAGGTGGAACCCAAGCCTGAGAACGCTGCTCCCACGACGCTGCCCAGCCCCAACGCGTCCAGTCTCACCAATGTCACCACCCGCTCGCTCGCCAGCTCGGAGTTCGAGTCGGACGCCAGGACTCCTGCCCCGGGCACAGAGCTCTTCCCCAACCAGGGGGCCCGGCCGGCATGGGGCGAGAACAGCCATGCAACCCCCATGTCTGGCACCTACCGTCCTTCGGAAGGGGCCCCTGCACCTGGCGAGATGGCTAGCAAGAACCCAGCGAGACACCCGGCAGGCACAGCCTGCACCATGGACAGCACCTTGCCGTTCTCCTCCGCGGGCACCGAAACCTGCTTGCACATCAGCTTCTCGGAGGATGAGCTGCTGGAGAACGAGGTGGATGAGGCCAGGGGACTCAGCAGGGTCCCTGCTTAG